One genomic region from Acidobacteriota bacterium encodes:
- a CDS encoding transposase: MKTILSTLFFVVQSFFLRRASLQLEIVALRHQLNVLQRTKQGRIRFKTADRIFWVWLSNVWPGWKSALVIVQPATVIAWHRKGFRLYWTWKSRGCRPGRPELSVAVRSLIRKMRLANPTWGAPRIHGELLMLGFEVSETSVAKYMGMQRKPPSQTWRTFLKNHAQQLVSADFFTVPTLNFRLLYVFVVLEHHRRRVVHFNVTANPTAEWAAQQMREAFPFDTGPRFLIRDRDKCYGNIFRETVQSMDIAEVLTAPHSPWQNGYVERLIGSIRRECLDHFLVLNETSLRKILRSYFQYYERTRTHLALEKNAPQPREVFKPDRGGIVEFPEVGGLHHRYERRAA, translated from the coding sequence ATGAAAACCATACTTTCCACTCTCTTTTTCGTCGTTCAGTCCTTCTTTCTGCGGCGTGCTAGTCTGCAGCTGGAGATTGTCGCTTTGCGGCATCAATTGAATGTTCTGCAACGAACCAAACAGGGTCGAATTCGGTTCAAGACTGCAGATCGCATCTTTTGGGTCTGGCTCTCCAATGTCTGGCCGGGTTGGAAGTCTGCCCTCGTGATCGTCCAACCTGCCACCGTCATTGCTTGGCATCGCAAAGGTTTTCGATTGTACTGGACATGGAAATCCAGAGGTTGCCGACCGGGCAGGCCAGAACTTTCGGTTGCGGTTCGATCCCTTATCCGCAAAATGAGACTGGCGAATCCGACCTGGGGTGCGCCGAGAATTCACGGCGAGCTGCTAATGCTGGGATTCGAGGTTTCGGAGACTTCGGTCGCTAAGTACATGGGCATGCAGCGCAAGCCTCCGTCTCAAACTTGGCGGACTTTCCTGAAGAACCACGCCCAGCAATTGGTCTCGGCAGATTTCTTCACCGTGCCAACACTGAACTTTCGGCTCCTGTACGTTTTCGTGGTGTTGGAACATCACCGCCGTCGCGTCGTTCACTTCAACGTCACGGCCAATCCCACTGCGGAATGGGCGGCCCAACAAATGCGCGAAGCCTTCCCGTTCGATACGGGTCCAAGATTCTTGATCCGCGACCGAGACAAATGCTACGGCAATATTTTCCGAGAAACGGTACAGTCAATGGACATAGCAGAAGTCCTGACGGCTCCACATTCCCCTTGGCAAAATGGCTACGTGGAACGATTGATAGGCTCGATCAGGAGAGAATGTCTCGACCACTTCTTGGTGTTAAACGAAACTTCCCTGCGGAAGATTCTGCGGTCGTATTTTCAATATTACGAGAGAACCAGAACCCATCTTGCCCTGGAGAAAAACGCTCCACAGCCACGAGAGGTCTTCAAGCCCGATCGCGGTGGAATAGTGGAGTTCCCTGAAGTTGGCGGACTCCACCACCGCTACGAAAGAAGAGCAGCTTGA